A stretch of Shewanella dokdonensis DNA encodes these proteins:
- a CDS encoding transglutaminase family protein, translated as MRYRVRHLTEYRYAAPVTLCYNMTHLLPRDTQKQHCLSRNIKVTPTPIYQSAGEDYFGNETFYFSIQEAHKKLVIEVESIFDIDEQDLPNQLSLQVPTCGELRQQLAHADTAELRMVKEYLLDSTHIHRSAKLAAYAADTFADNVSVLQAALDFTHKIFQEFTFDATATSISTPAEQVLEERRGVCQDFAHFAISCIRSVGLPARYISGYLETLPPPGQEKLVGADASHAWFAIFVPELGWVEFDPTNDLMPNGQHIITAWGRDYADVSPLQGVIFDGGDSQKLNVSVDVQRL; from the coding sequence ATGAGATACCGGGTACGACATCTGACCGAATATCGGTACGCAGCACCAGTAACGCTGTGCTACAACATGACCCATCTGTTGCCCAGAGATACGCAGAAACAGCACTGTCTCAGCCGGAATATCAAGGTTACGCCAACCCCTATCTATCAGAGCGCCGGAGAAGATTATTTCGGTAACGAAACCTTTTATTTTTCCATTCAGGAAGCCCATAAAAAGCTCGTCATTGAAGTGGAAAGTATTTTTGATATCGATGAACAGGATTTGCCTAACCAACTGAGCTTACAGGTGCCCACTTGTGGCGAACTGCGGCAACAGTTGGCGCATGCGGATACGGCCGAATTGCGGATGGTGAAAGAATATCTGCTGGATTCCACCCATATCCACCGCTCTGCCAAGCTGGCGGCGTATGCCGCGGATACCTTTGCTGATAACGTCTCGGTATTGCAGGCGGCGCTGGACTTTACCCATAAAATCTTCCAAGAATTCACCTTTGATGCCACTGCGACCAGCATCAGCACCCCAGCGGAGCAGGTGTTAGAAGAACGGCGCGGTGTGTGTCAGGACTTTGCCCATTTTGCGATTTCCTGTATCCGTTCAGTAGGTTTACCCGCACGTTATATCAGTGGTTATCTGGAAACCTTACCGCCACCCGGACAGGAAAAATTGGTAGGCGCTGATGCTTCTCACGCCTGGTTTGCCATCTTTGTGCCTGAGTTAGGTTGGGTGGAGTTCGATCCCACGAACGACCTGATGCCGAATGGGCAGCATATCATCACCGCCTGGGGCCGTGATTATGCCGATGTGTCACCACTGCAAGGGGTTATTTTTGATGGTGGTGACAGCCAAAAACTCAATGTTTCAGTGGATGTGCAACGCCTCTGA
- a CDS encoding TonB-dependent receptor translates to MIKPQQYQKLPLAMAISAVFISQWALADDAATTDVKSIEKIVVIGEKAPKSLKETSSSVAVLSEEILNSTEYKSVTEAVSEIPNVVAVAGSLPDIRGVSGNGSAGGFNSISGGAKGRVSILVDGVAQPFVADNSGDMGLWDMEQMEIYRGPQSTSNGRNSMAGAIYIKTKDPTEDWHGAARIGYRNQDSYVDTSVALSGPLVTDTLSFRVSAQQLNGNTITDDSGYQGNPPDYDLDKVKATHVRTKLKWTPIDKLSMLLSYSDSDEKGDVGRIFYKADDLSQFNRIYFRDIKTRVKTTSLTTDYEFSDDLRLEVLTAYMDYHWGFDSYDETEAEKQILSFDEDNYTVDAKLSFNRRGDAAFGFVGLDYFKREHDILSIGSTAYTGDDSSDSLAAYGEVTFTLTDKLNLLTGARLERESQTRHFIYGAIDANLDKDTNIFLPKLELQYAITDATTLALSARKGYNAGGGALNFTAQDYYYYDEEEVMTYELSSRSALLDGDLFLTANLFYNDYDGFQSLNSSRYITNMDNVVTYGAELGINADLTDALQMNAGVGVLHSEIKDAGAEYQTANGNELNNAPKFTGNLGFTYWLTNEFSAGVSANYVGEYYGDFTNTEGNKAGDYTLVRVQASYKSADWQVTAFVNNAFDELAVMSRTAPDGRYPTGYASVADPRNMGISVTYSF, encoded by the coding sequence ATGATAAAACCCCAGCAATACCAAAAGCTGCCGCTTGCTATGGCGATATCTGCCGTCTTTATTAGCCAATGGGCTTTGGCCGATGATGCGGCGACTACCGATGTAAAATCGATTGAAAAAATCGTTGTGATTGGTGAGAAAGCGCCTAAATCACTCAAAGAAACCAGTTCATCTGTCGCGGTATTGTCAGAAGAGATTTTGAACAGTACCGAATACAAATCAGTGACAGAAGCGGTATCTGAAATTCCGAACGTGGTGGCAGTTGCTGGCTCATTGCCTGATATTCGTGGTGTCAGTGGTAACGGTTCAGCGGGCGGATTTAACTCCATTTCTGGTGGTGCCAAAGGGCGCGTATCGATCCTTGTCGATGGGGTGGCGCAACCTTTTGTCGCAGACAATAGTGGCGATATGGGCTTGTGGGATATGGAGCAGATGGAGATCTATCGTGGTCCGCAATCTACCAGCAACGGCCGTAACAGTATGGCGGGGGCGATCTACATCAAAACCAAAGACCCGACTGAAGACTGGCATGGTGCGGCACGCATAGGTTATCGCAATCAAGACAGCTACGTTGATACATCAGTGGCGCTGTCTGGGCCGTTGGTGACTGATACTTTGTCGTTCAGAGTGAGTGCGCAACAACTCAATGGCAATACCATTACCGACGATAGCGGTTATCAAGGTAATCCGCCGGATTATGACTTGGATAAAGTGAAAGCCACCCATGTGCGCACCAAACTAAAGTGGACACCAATCGATAAACTATCGATGTTGTTGAGCTATTCCGATAGCGATGAAAAGGGCGATGTGGGCCGTATCTTTTACAAGGCGGATGACCTGTCGCAGTTCAATCGTATCTACTTTCGCGACATTAAAACCCGCGTGAAAACCACTAGCCTAACAACTGATTACGAATTTAGCGACGATCTGCGCTTGGAAGTGTTAACTGCCTACATGGACTATCACTGGGGCTTTGATAGCTACGATGAAACTGAAGCGGAAAAGCAGATACTTAGCTTTGATGAAGACAACTACACCGTGGATGCCAAGTTGTCTTTCAACCGACGTGGTGATGCTGCTTTTGGTTTTGTCGGTTTAGATTATTTCAAACGTGAGCATGACATTCTCAGTATTGGCTCAACCGCCTACACTGGTGACGACTCAAGTGATTCTTTGGCAGCTTATGGTGAAGTGACCTTTACGCTCACCGATAAACTGAATCTGTTAACTGGTGCTCGCTTAGAGCGCGAGTCGCAAACGCGTCACTTTATCTATGGCGCTATCGACGCCAATCTTGATAAAGACACCAATATTTTCCTGCCAAAGTTGGAGCTGCAATATGCCATCACTGACGCGACGACGTTGGCGTTGAGCGCGCGCAAAGGCTACAACGCCGGCGGTGGTGCGCTGAACTTTACCGCACAAGATTACTATTACTACGACGAAGAGGAGGTGATGACCTATGAGCTCAGTAGCCGTAGTGCCTTGCTGGATGGTGATCTGTTTCTGACGGCGAACCTGTTCTACAACGATTACGATGGCTTTCAATCACTTAACTCAAGTCGCTACATCACCAATATGGATAATGTGGTGACCTATGGTGCTGAACTGGGCATCAATGCCGATCTAACCGATGCCTTGCAGATGAATGCAGGTGTTGGGGTATTGCATAGTGAGATTAAAGATGCGGGCGCCGAGTATCAAACGGCCAACGGCAATGAGTTAAATAATGCGCCTAAATTCACAGGCAATCTTGGCTTCACTTATTGGCTAACCAATGAGTTTAGCGCGGGTGTATCTGCTAACTATGTTGGCGAATACTATGGTGACTTTACTAATACTGAGGGTAACAAGGCCGGTGATTATACACTGGTACGTGTGCAAGCCAGCTATAAATCGGCGGATTGGCAAGTTACCGCATTTGTGAATAACGCCTTTGATGAATTGGCGGTGATGAGTCGCACCGCACCTGATGGCCGCTATCCTACCGGATATGCCTCTGTTGCCGATCCTCGTAATATGGGGATATCAGTGACTTATTCATTTTAG
- a CDS encoding circularly permuted type 2 ATP-grasp protein: protein MFELIYRDLYGEQQLLKQGIVPSEIVFADPGFLRQCHGMHLPGAKALILHAVDLVRGENGQFVAIGDRTQSPSGSGYALENRTVVSRVMPGLFRDSNVLRLSAFFQTLRQTLAGLVSHKTDTPRVVVLTPGAYSSTYFEHAYLANYLGYPLVQGGDLTVRNGKVWMKSLNGLSPVDVILRRLDDSFCDQAELRADSMLGVPGLLEVARNGNVVLANPLGSGVLEAPGLLAFLPDICQFLLGQPLQLPSVRTWWGGNPQDYDYVINHLDQLIIKPTYRSFASKSIYGHSLDAKARAETLAMLAKNPAGYVAQCYIPGSQAPIWQGQRLDGRPGILRTFTVATNNGYSVMPGGLSRVAESTAEVIVTKLSGSRSKDTWILSDKPEVEQSAVTEFPRDEAQVTNLPSRVIENLFWFGRYAERAEVSLRLMRTIFKQLNGVEPLPPESRNILLQALSQVSGCLPGFTENEELLENPNDELAALVTDHERAGSIKANLQAMLACGEQVKEMLSADTRIILNELRDHIHEVDRAYTHGLPSVPEESLDSLVTTLLALSGLNNESMLRGMDWMFQEIGRRTERALLTATLLKATLGSPLPGMQQQLILESLLLSVEALISFRRRYRTGTRIEFGLDLLMIDLSNPRSLIYQINQLRKYLNELPRTESLTSGLSPENRLIIKSLNDIQLADLAQLAHVDHRQHSRASLQQLMSQIIEQLEQFTSLLSDKYFDHTAGPQQLIKAKWKAEL, encoded by the coding sequence TTGTTCGAACTTATCTACCGCGACTTATACGGTGAACAACAGTTGCTGAAGCAAGGGATTGTGCCGTCAGAAATAGTCTTTGCCGATCCCGGTTTTCTACGACAATGTCATGGTATGCACCTGCCGGGTGCTAAGGCTTTGATATTGCATGCAGTAGACTTAGTTCGCGGTGAAAATGGTCAGTTTGTGGCGATAGGCGATCGCACCCAATCCCCCAGTGGTAGCGGCTATGCGCTGGAAAACCGCACGGTAGTGTCACGGGTGATGCCGGGGCTATTTCGCGACAGCAATGTGTTACGGCTCTCTGCTTTTTTCCAGACACTAAGGCAAACCCTTGCGGGATTAGTGAGCCATAAAACCGATACCCCGCGGGTGGTGGTGCTCACGCCAGGTGCCTACAGCAGCACTTATTTTGAACATGCCTATCTTGCTAACTATTTGGGATATCCGCTGGTGCAGGGCGGCGATCTGACCGTGCGTAACGGCAAGGTGTGGATGAAATCCCTTAACGGCTTGTCGCCAGTGGATGTGATTTTGCGGCGGCTGGACGACTCTTTTTGCGATCAGGCGGAGTTACGCGCTGACTCCATGCTCGGGGTTCCCGGGTTGTTGGAAGTGGCGCGTAACGGCAATGTGGTGCTAGCCAATCCATTGGGTAGTGGGGTGCTGGAAGCGCCTGGGTTGTTGGCATTTTTGCCGGATATCTGCCAGTTCCTCTTGGGGCAACCGTTACAACTGCCCTCGGTACGCACTTGGTGGGGTGGCAATCCACAGGATTACGACTATGTCATCAATCATCTGGATCAACTGATCATCAAACCTACTTATCGCAGTTTTGCCAGCAAAAGTATTTATGGCCACAGTCTCGATGCTAAAGCACGGGCGGAAACCTTGGCAATGCTGGCAAAAAATCCAGCAGGTTATGTGGCGCAGTGTTATATCCCAGGTTCACAAGCGCCTATTTGGCAGGGGCAACGGCTGGATGGCCGCCCGGGAATTTTGCGCACCTTTACCGTGGCGACCAATAACGGTTATAGCGTGATGCCTGGTGGCCTTAGCCGGGTGGCAGAATCTACCGCCGAAGTGATTGTCACTAAGTTATCGGGTTCGCGCAGTAAAGACACCTGGATCTTGAGTGACAAGCCGGAGGTGGAACAATCTGCGGTAACAGAATTCCCGCGTGATGAAGCGCAGGTCACCAATTTGCCTAGTCGGGTAATTGAAAACCTATTCTGGTTTGGCCGGTACGCCGAGCGGGCAGAGGTGAGCCTGCGTTTGATGCGCACCATTTTTAAGCAGCTCAACGGCGTGGAACCATTACCGCCAGAAAGTCGTAATATCCTGTTGCAAGCGCTGTCGCAAGTCAGTGGCTGTTTACCGGGATTTACTGAAAACGAAGAATTGCTGGAAAACCCCAATGATGAACTGGCCGCATTGGTGACAGATCATGAGCGAGCCGGGTCGATTAAGGCTAACTTGCAAGCGATGTTGGCCTGTGGTGAGCAGGTCAAAGAGATGCTGTCGGCCGATACCCGCATTATTCTCAACGAATTGCGTGACCATATTCATGAGGTTGACCGCGCTTACACTCATGGCTTGCCGTCGGTGCCAGAGGAATCGCTGGACAGTCTGGTCACGACTTTGCTGGCGCTATCCGGCCTGAATAATGAAAGCATGTTGCGTGGCATGGACTGGATGTTCCAGGAAATCGGCCGCCGTACCGAGCGGGCGTTACTGACGGCAACATTACTCAAAGCTACGCTGGGTAGCCCTTTGCCGGGGATGCAGCAGCAGTTGATCCTGGAATCGCTGCTGTTGAGTGTGGAAGCGTTGATCTCCTTCCGCCGCCGTTATCGTACCGGCACCCGCATCGAGTTTGGGCTGGATCTGTTGATGATAGATCTGTCCAATCCCAGGTCGCTGATTTATCAAATCAATCAATTGCGCAAATACCTCAATGAGCTACCACGCACCGAAAGTTTGACCTCGGGGTTGTCACCAGAAAACCGCCTGATCATCAAATCGTTGAACGATATCCAACTGGCAGATCTGGCGCAGTTAGCCCATGTTGATCACCGTCAGCACAGCCGTGCTAGCCTGCAACAGCTGATGAGCCAGATTATTGAGCAACTTGAGCAGTTTACCTCGTTACTCAGTGATAAATACTTTGATCACACTGCTGGGCCACAGCAACTGATCAAAGCCAAATGGAAGGCCGAGCTATGA
- a CDS encoding LysR family transcriptional regulator, producing the protein MKSNYSLDDLRCFCTVARLGSFTAAAEQLGIPLSTLSRRIRQLESDLQLRLLNRDAHRVVLTSTGTQYYQRCSALFEELLDIDEDLHREKYRPSGKIRVSAPINSGSYFLRDIFYEFLRRYPEIQLDLCFSNSLIDIEGEGMDVVFRVGSPIVENWIARTLKQMRFILCAPKAYDISTITTPEKLCGHPIILCRPMIPWHLQHQTTGQEFDYHPQKLVRLEVDEVGLLVHAVKSGLGIGYLLITRPCQ; encoded by the coding sequence ATGAAATCTAACTATTCACTGGATGATTTACGTTGCTTTTGCACTGTTGCGCGTCTGGGCAGTTTTACGGCGGCGGCCGAGCAACTCGGCATACCGTTATCCACCCTCAGTCGTCGTATTCGTCAGCTTGAAAGTGACCTGCAACTGCGGCTGCTCAACCGTGATGCGCATCGGGTAGTGTTGACCAGCACTGGCACACAGTATTACCAACGTTGTAGTGCCTTGTTCGAGGAACTGCTGGATATCGACGAAGATCTACATCGTGAAAAATATCGTCCCAGCGGCAAGATCCGGGTGTCGGCACCTATCAATTCCGGTTCTTATTTTCTGCGCGATATTTTCTATGAGTTTCTGCGGCGCTATCCAGAGATCCAACTGGACTTGTGTTTCTCCAACTCACTGATTGATATTGAAGGCGAAGGCATGGATGTGGTGTTTCGCGTTGGCAGTCCCATTGTCGAAAATTGGATTGCTAGGACGTTGAAACAGATGCGTTTTATCTTGTGTGCGCCGAAAGCATACGATATCAGCACTATTACCACACCGGAAAAACTCTGTGGTCATCCTATTATTTTGTGCCGGCCAATGATCCCGTGGCATCTGCAACATCAAACCACAGGGCAAGAGTTTGATTACCATCCGCAAAAGCTGGTGCGTTTAGAAGTTGACGAAGTCGGCTTGTTAGTTCACGCCGTCAAGAGTGGATTAGGCATAGGTTACCTCCTGATTACGCGGCCTTGCCAATGA
- a CDS encoding DMT family transporter: protein MKSDSMLKAVALLILCAFFWGSCFPIGKHALNEVHPLTLILWRFILATLCLAIYLQFTRSSKPHLTVMQWGWVVIVSAIGIGGLNLGLFTGLTLTNATNGSLIMALSPLTTSLITSIALRRLPALAQIVSLLVSLTGVLLVITNGNLASLAHMQLNRGDQMIFCGMLAWSLYTYFSQGISRWLAVIPYTLIGMICGALAIGTMIMFTPEVNPLTELTHASTVVISEVFYVAILGTVAGYLLWINGVRSLGSATASLFFNFVPIFAVLTAFLMGQPVTQLQLLGIAVVIVGLLLPRLKLPQRTAQSCNS from the coding sequence ATGAAGTCAGACTCTATGCTCAAGGCGGTTGCGCTATTGATTTTATGTGCGTTCTTTTGGGGAAGCTGTTTTCCCATCGGCAAGCATGCATTAAATGAAGTGCATCCACTGACGCTGATACTATGGCGTTTTATATTAGCGACACTCTGTTTGGCGATTTATCTGCAATTCACCCGCAGCAGCAAACCTCATTTGACGGTTATGCAATGGGGCTGGGTGGTTATTGTCAGCGCTATCGGTATAGGCGGACTTAATCTCGGCTTATTTACCGGATTGACCCTTACTAACGCCACTAATGGTTCATTGATTATGGCATTAAGCCCGCTAACCACCTCGCTGATTACCAGCATCGCGCTACGGCGTTTGCCAGCGTTGGCTCAGATAGTGAGTCTGCTCGTCAGTCTCACCGGCGTGCTGCTAGTGATCACTAACGGCAACTTGGCCAGCCTTGCGCACATGCAACTGAACCGCGGTGACCAAATGATTTTCTGTGGCATGTTAGCCTGGAGTCTATACACCTATTTCAGCCAAGGTATCAGCCGTTGGCTGGCGGTAATCCCTTATACACTCATTGGGATGATCTGTGGCGCGCTGGCGATTGGCACCATGATCATGTTCACCCCTGAGGTTAACCCCTTGACCGAACTTACGCATGCCTCAACAGTGGTGATCAGCGAGGTTTTCTATGTAGCGATTTTGGGTACGGTGGCCGGTTACTTGTTGTGGATCAATGGGGTACGTAGTTTAGGTTCAGCAACGGCATCGCTATTTTTCAATTTTGTACCGATATTTGCCGTGCTCACCGCCTTTTTGATGGGGCAGCCGGTAACCCAGTTGCAGCTGTTGGGGATTGCCGTGGTGATTGTTGGCTTGCTGTTGCCACGCCTGAAATTACCACAACGGACAGCGCAGTCCTGTAATTCATAG
- a CDS encoding DUF2126 domain-containing protein, whose protein sequence is MQILRRLGLAARFASGYLVQLVADVKALDGPSGTDHDFTDLHAWCEVYLPGAGWVGLDPTSGLLAGEGHIPLACTAEPISAAPITGYTDKCEVNFSYTNVVTRIHEDPRVTKPYSDDVWENIKVLGRAVDEELQQGDVRLTMGGEPTFVSIDDMDSAQWNTEALGADKLRLAKDLLLRMKAKFGGNGLLHYGQGKWYPDEELPRWALGCFWRTDGEALWHDPQWLARVDKNYGFTETEVRRFGNALCGELGLSAKYLQPAFEDTLYYLWLERNLPDAVNPRKANLQDDLERRRLAKLLTHGLENPTGFVLPVMFDGYLWQSSLWPLRAEVITLIPGDSPMGFRLPLGSLPPMSEEELDAERDPFEPREPLATFDVSGDSPSIAAQQTGQPPQPPLRIVKPVVRTAICLEVRDGRLHLFLPPLSHLEHYVALISAIEAVASQQQLPVVIEGYEPPKDYRIQKFLITPDPGVIEVNIHPASSWDELVHNTETLYEQAYLSRLGTEKFMLDGRHTGTGGGNHVTLGGLTPADSPMLRRPDLLRSLVTYWQHHPGLSYLFSGMFIGPTSQAPRVDEGREESLYELEIAFANMPDGLVAQPWLIDRLMRNLLVDITGNTHRSEFCIDKLYAAGTASGRQGLLEFRGFEMPPHARMSLVQMLLLRCLVARFWKKPYKKPLIRWGTELHDRFMMPYYVWQDIKSVVDDLQRHGYPFKLEWLAPFEEFRFPHYGRQQLDDIQLELRWAIEPWHVLGEEVTHAGTARYVDSSVERLQVRLSGMTDGRHVLTCNGRRVPLSATGTKGEMIGAVRYRAWSPPSALHPTLGVDAPLVFDLIDSWNGMSIGGCTYYVSHPGGRNFASVPVNSNEAEARRVNRFQEQGFTQGPLIPPPEFNAMRHFYVNEQVPRPMAPPMEEISHEYPHTLDLRKQVY, encoded by the coding sequence GTGCAGATCCTGCGCCGGCTTGGGTTGGCGGCTCGTTTTGCTTCTGGTTATCTGGTGCAGCTAGTGGCCGATGTGAAGGCATTGGATGGCCCGTCGGGTACCGATCACGACTTTACCGACTTGCATGCCTGGTGTGAGGTCTATCTGCCTGGCGCTGGCTGGGTTGGTCTTGATCCCACCAGTGGCCTGTTAGCCGGTGAAGGCCATATTCCGCTGGCGTGTACCGCGGAGCCCATCTCGGCGGCACCGATTACCGGTTATACCGACAAGTGTGAAGTCAACTTCAGCTATACCAACGTGGTGACCCGTATCCATGAAGATCCGCGAGTCACCAAGCCTTATAGCGATGATGTTTGGGAAAACATCAAGGTGCTAGGCCGCGCAGTGGATGAGGAGCTGCAACAGGGCGATGTGCGGCTGACGATGGGCGGCGAACCCACCTTTGTCTCCATTGATGATATGGATTCCGCGCAATGGAATACCGAAGCTCTCGGTGCCGACAAGTTGCGGCTGGCGAAAGATCTGCTGCTACGCATGAAAGCCAAATTTGGTGGCAACGGCTTGCTGCATTATGGGCAGGGCAAGTGGTATCCCGACGAAGAGTTACCACGCTGGGCGCTGGGGTGTTTCTGGCGTACTGACGGCGAAGCGCTGTGGCATGATCCACAATGGTTGGCGCGGGTCGACAAAAATTATGGTTTTACTGAGACCGAAGTGCGACGTTTTGGTAACGCCTTATGCGGTGAGTTAGGGCTCTCAGCCAAGTATTTGCAGCCAGCGTTTGAAGATACCTTGTACTACCTGTGGTTGGAGCGCAATCTGCCGGATGCCGTTAACCCGCGTAAGGCCAATCTGCAAGATGATCTGGAACGGCGCCGTCTGGCAAAGCTGCTGACTCACGGGTTGGAAAATCCCACCGGTTTTGTGCTGCCGGTGATGTTTGATGGCTATTTGTGGCAGAGCAGTTTGTGGCCACTACGGGCGGAGGTGATTACCTTGATCCCCGGCGATAGCCCAATGGGATTTCGTTTGCCACTGGGTTCCTTACCGCCAATGAGCGAAGAGGAACTGGACGCTGAACGCGACCCGTTTGAACCACGGGAACCACTGGCAACATTTGATGTAAGCGGTGACAGTCCGAGTATTGCCGCGCAGCAGACCGGGCAACCGCCACAACCGCCGCTAAGAATTGTTAAACCTGTGGTGCGCACCGCTATTTGTCTGGAAGTACGTGATGGGCGCTTGCATCTATTTTTACCACCACTGAGCCATTTAGAGCACTACGTAGCTCTGATAAGCGCTATTGAAGCGGTCGCCAGCCAGCAACAACTGCCAGTGGTGATTGAAGGATATGAGCCTCCGAAAGACTATCGGATACAGAAATTCCTGATCACCCCAGACCCAGGTGTAATCGAGGTCAATATTCACCCCGCCAGCAGTTGGGATGAGTTGGTACACAATACCGAAACCTTGTACGAGCAGGCTTATCTGTCCCGTCTTGGCACCGAGAAATTCATGCTGGATGGTCGTCATACCGGCACGGGTGGCGGCAATCACGTCACCTTAGGCGGTTTGACGCCAGCGGATAGCCCAATGTTACGGCGCCCCGATCTGCTGCGCAGTTTAGTGACTTACTGGCAGCATCATCCCGGCTTGTCCTACCTGTTTTCTGGCATGTTCATCGGCCCCACCAGTCAGGCACCCCGAGTGGATGAAGGCCGTGAAGAGTCGTTGTATGAACTGGAAATCGCCTTTGCCAACATGCCGGATGGCTTGGTGGCGCAGCCGTGGCTGATTGATCGTCTGATGCGCAACCTGCTGGTGGATATTACCGGTAACACCCATCGTTCTGAGTTCTGCATCGACAAACTTTACGCCGCTGGCACTGCCAGTGGTCGTCAGGGCTTACTGGAATTTCGTGGCTTTGAAATGCCACCGCATGCCCGTATGTCGCTGGTACAGATGCTGTTACTGCGTTGCTTAGTGGCGCGTTTTTGGAAGAAGCCCTACAAGAAGCCGTTGATCCGTTGGGGCACTGAACTACATGACCGTTTTATGATGCCTTACTATGTCTGGCAGGACATCAAGTCAGTGGTGGACGACCTGCAACGGCACGGTTATCCGTTCAAGCTGGAATGGCTGGCACCGTTTGAAGAGTTTCGTTTTCCACATTATGGCCGTCAGCAGCTGGATGATATTCAGTTGGAGCTGCGCTGGGCCATCGAGCCTTGGCACGTACTGGGGGAAGAAGTGACACACGCAGGAACCGCCCGTTATGTGGACTCCTCAGTGGAGCGGTTGCAGGTGCGACTCAGCGGTATGACCGACGGTCGGCATGTTCTCACCTGTAATGGCCGCCGGGTGCCATTAAGTGCGACTGGCACCAAAGGCGAAATGATCGGTGCGGTGCGGTATCGCGCTTGGTCGCCACCCTCAGCGCTGCATCCAACATTGGGGGTTGATGCGCCGTTGGTGTTCGACTTGATTGATAGCTGGAATGGCATGTCGATAGGCGGTTGTACCTATTACGTCAGTCATCCAGGCGGCCGCAACTTTGCTAGCGTGCCAGTCAACAGCAACGAAGCGGAAGCACGGCGCGTTAACCGGTTTCAGGAGCAAGGCTTTACCCAGGGGCCATTGATACCGCCGCCGGAATTTAACGCTATGCGGCATTTTTATGTGAATGAACAAGTACCACGGCCGATGGCGCCACCCATGGAGGAAATCAGTCATGAATACCCCCATACATTAGATCTCAGAAAGCAAGTATACTGA